The Thermodesulfobacteriota bacterium genome has a segment encoding these proteins:
- the cobS gene encoding adenosylcobinamide-GDP ribazoletransferase, producing the protein MISKKLKATIEFLTVIKIGKSNERLERDDIANSIMFFPLVGVLLGGVCALVEFLLRDFVVSSLIRSLFAVIVLAVFTRGLHLDGVADCFDALHFAGRDREKALEVMKGKTIGAFGASALVIVIVGKIVALYALPDEFRSKSLILIPALARWTSSIVARERAPASAKGLGYVFSVYSTGKAFLISGLTALVISFLLFGFKGFAIFIVVSIFSFLLVRYFIRAFGGVTGDVFGAIIELSEVFGFVVVGVVIGS; encoded by the coding sequence ATGATATCTAAAAAACTAAAAGCCACAATCGAGTTCCTTACGGTTATAAAAATTGGAAAATCCAATGAAAGATTAGAAAGAGACGATATTGCAAACTCGATTATGTTCTTCCCTTTGGTGGGGGTTTTATTGGGTGGGGTTTGCGCCCTAGTCGAGTTTCTTCTGAGGGATTTTGTTGTCTCTAGCTTGATCCGCTCGCTGTTTGCCGTCATAGTCCTGGCGGTATTTACCCGCGGGCTTCACCTGGACGGCGTCGCCGACTGCTTCGATGCTCTTCACTTTGCCGGACGGGACAGGGAAAAAGCGCTTGAGGTGATGAAAGGAAAGACGATCGGTGCATTCGGCGCATCGGCCTTGGTCATAGTGATTGTGGGAAAGATTGTGGCCTTATATGCTCTTCCCGATGAATTTAGAAGTAAAAGCCTTATACTCATTCCGGCTCTGGCCAGGTGGACTTCCTCGATCGTGGCAAGAGAACGCGCACCGGCCTCGGCCAAGGGACTTGGATATGTTTTCAGCGTTTACTCGACCGGGAAAGCGTTTTTAATAAGCGGACTGACCGCCCTGGTAATTTCTTTTCTGCTCTTCGGATTTAAGGGATTTGCTATTTTTATCGTGGTTTCGATTTTCAGCTTTCTACTCGTGCGGTATTTCATTCGTGCATTCGGCGGGGTAACCGGCGATGTCTTTGGCGCGATAATCGAACTTTCGGAGGTATTCGGGTTTGTGGTAGTAGGAGTCGTAATCGGGTCATAA
- the cobU gene encoding bifunctional adenosylcobinamide kinase/adenosylcobinamide-phosphate guanylyltransferase, whose translation MGKKILITGGIKSGKSRVALKLARETGNGEKIFIATARPIDEGMEKKIEKHKEERGSDFRTIEAPIHLGNALSEVRHSTAVIDCLTLWLSNLFFELKEEEKLRETDSFIEALNNFDGKAIVVTNEVGWGIIPADEISRRYQSELGSLNQAVAKICDEVYLLISGLPLRVK comes from the coding sequence TTGGGAAAAAAGATTCTGATCACGGGCGGGATAAAGAGCGGGAAGAGCCGGGTTGCCCTTAAACTTGCCAGAGAGACGGGAAATGGAGAGAAAATCTTCATCGCCACGGCGCGCCCGATTGATGAGGGTATGGAGAAAAAGATAGAAAAGCACAAAGAAGAACGGGGGAGTGATTTTAGGACGATAGAAGCTCCAATTCATCTCGGAAATGCCCTCAGTGAAGTAAGACATTCAACAGCGGTCATAGATTGCCTTACCCTCTGGCTCTCTAATCTCTTCTTTGAATTAAAGGAAGAGGAAAAATTACGAGAGACGGATAGTTTTATCGAGGCATTGAATAACTTCGACGGTAAGGCAATAGTTGTAACTAACGAAGTAGGCTGGGGGATTATTCCTGCGGATGAGATCTCAAGGCGCTATCAATCAGAACTGGGAAGCCTGAATCAAGCGGTAGCGAAAATATGCGATGAAGTGTATTTGTTGATTTCGGGCCTACCACTCAGAGTCAAGTAG
- the cobT gene encoding nicotinate-nucleotide--dimethylbenzimidazole phosphoribosyltransferase, producing the protein MSLLHRVMESIKPLDPRYIAHASARLDNLTKPKGSLGALEEFAKRVVAITEDTKPSLDKKAVFVLACDHGVAEEGVSAYPRKVTKEMVYNFLSGGAGINALARHAGVDVFVVDMGVDWYFEKTDGLITRKINNGTRNLAREPAMTMGEAIMSIELGIGLVIDAVEKKYNFLAAGDMGIGNTTPSAAVICALTGLDPEEVVGYGTGINDETWKHKVEVVKKALALYNSDPDFPVDILAKVGGFEIGGIAGVILGGASKRVPVVVDGFVATAGATVAITLCPEVKNYIFFSHKSAEGGHGLILQKLGVEPILDLNMRLGEGTGAVLGMFIIEAGVKAYNEMATFEEAGVSRNKPK; encoded by the coding sequence ATGAGCTTACTTCACCGGGTTATGGAATCGATTAAACCGCTTGATCCCCGATACATCGCCCATGCTTCCGCACGCCTGGATAACCTCACCAAGCCAAAAGGAAGCCTGGGAGCACTGGAGGAGTTTGCAAAGCGTGTCGTCGCTATTACCGAGGACACAAAACCGAGCTTGGATAAAAAAGCAGTATTCGTCCTGGCCTGCGACCACGGAGTGGCAGAGGAAGGAGTCTCAGCCTATCCCAGAAAAGTAACAAAGGAGATGGTATATAACTTTCTTAGCGGAGGCGCCGGTATAAACGCTCTGGCCAGGCACGCCGGGGTGGACGTCTTTGTGGTAGATATGGGAGTGGATTGGTACTTCGAGAAAACAGACGGCCTGATAACCAGGAAGATAAACAACGGTACAAGAAACCTGGCCAGGGAGCCGGCAATGACGATGGGCGAAGCAATAATGTCTATTGAATTGGGAATAGGGCTGGTCATTGATGCCGTCGAGAAAAAATACAATTTTCTCGCCGCCGGAGATATGGGGATAGGAAATACAACCCCATCTGCGGCGGTCATCTGCGCTTTAACCGGGCTCGACCCAGAAGAAGTAGTAGGATACGGCACGGGCATAAACGATGAAACCTGGAAACACAAAGTAGAGGTAGTAAAAAAGGCGCTGGCATTATACAACTCCGACCCTGATTTCCCAGTCGATATTTTGGCCAAGGTGGGAGGGTTTGAAATCGGCGGAATTGCTGGGGTAATCCTCGGCGGAGCTTCAAAGAGAGTCCCGGTTGTGGTTGACGGGTTTGTAGCAACTGCAGGTGCTACCGTGGCCATTACCCTTTGCCCTGAAGTAAAAAATTATATTTTCTTCTCCCATAAAAGCGCCGAGGGGGGGCACGGCCTCATACTACAAAAGCTCGGGGTAGAACCCATACTCGACCTCAACATGCGCCTCGGAGAAGGCACCGGCGCCGTGCTCGGAATGTTCATAATCGAAGCCGGGGTAAAGGCCTATAACGAAATGGCTACGTTTGAGGAGGCAGGGGTATCGAGAAACAAACCCAAATAA
- a CDS encoding DASS family sodium-coupled anion symporter: MIIETEDRFERRRRTAGLFLAPAIFLIIYFLPLPSLSPQAHILSSIVAFTIICWITECIPIPVAALLGPTLAVAFQVDSAKAVYAPFADPIVILLLGSFIIAKAMSYQGLDRRLAFEILSIKGVSRTSTTVSFGVGIVVVLLSMWISNSAATAMMFPITLGILGALSSILAQTGEPGIKDQRYATGLMLIIAYAASIGGISTPVGTPPNLITLGMLEEIEGIKIDFLKWMAVGIPITLVMFLLVWLYMSIVCPSSVKELKGFYSFISNQKKQLGNWKRGEINVLIAFGLAVVLWIAPGIISIISGPDSLTYKTYDKSLPEPVVALIAASMLFMLPTNWKRREFTLTFKKATEIDWGTLLLFGGGLSLGSMMFKTGLAEAIGKYLVNLTGADSLVSITALGLFMAITLSETTSNTATANMLLPLIIAVSVSAGISPLPPAIAVGIGASFGFMLPVSTPPNAIVYGSGLIPMTKMVKYGLVVDIVGYFVILAGVLILCPLVGLE, from the coding sequence GTGATAATCGAGACGGAGGACCGGTTTGAAAGAAGAAGGAGAACCGCCGGGCTTTTCCTTGCCCCGGCCATATTCTTAATAATATACTTTCTTCCCCTGCCCTCGCTTAGCCCCCAGGCGCACATTCTTTCGAGTATCGTGGCTTTTACCATAATTTGTTGGATAACGGAGTGTATCCCCATTCCGGTCGCTGCGCTGCTCGGACCGACTCTAGCCGTCGCCTTTCAAGTAGACTCGGCAAAAGCCGTCTATGCGCCTTTTGCCGACCCGATTGTGATTCTACTCCTTGGCAGTTTCATCATTGCAAAAGCCATGTCTTACCAAGGTTTGGATAGACGTCTTGCCTTTGAGATTCTATCCATAAAAGGCGTCTCCCGCACTAGCACAACAGTTTCGTTCGGAGTGGGCATAGTAGTAGTTCTCCTTTCCATGTGGATAAGCAACTCCGCCGCAACCGCGATGATGTTTCCCATAACCCTGGGAATCCTTGGCGCCCTTAGCTCAATCCTAGCACAGACGGGAGAGCCGGGCATTAAAGACCAGAGATACGCAACCGGCCTTATGTTGATTATTGCCTACGCCGCTTCGATAGGGGGGATCAGCACCCCGGTTGGCACTCCCCCTAACTTGATAACCTTGGGAATGCTCGAAGAAATCGAGGGAATAAAAATAGATTTTCTTAAATGGATGGCGGTAGGCATTCCCATTACCCTCGTGATGTTTCTTTTGGTCTGGCTGTACATGTCCATTGTTTGCCCTTCGTCAGTCAAAGAGTTAAAGGGATTCTATTCCTTCATCTCCAACCAGAAGAAACAGCTCGGAAATTGGAAACGGGGAGAGATAAACGTTCTCATTGCCTTCGGGCTGGCCGTAGTCCTGTGGATAGCCCCCGGTATCATAAGCATTATTTCAGGCCCGGACTCATTGACTTATAAAACATACGATAAAAGCCTCCCCGAACCCGTTGTAGCGCTCATCGCCGCTTCCATGCTCTTTATGCTCCCTACAAACTGGAAGAGGCGGGAGTTCACGCTGACCTTTAAAAAGGCAACTGAAATAGACTGGGGGACTCTTCTTCTCTTCGGCGGCGGGCTCTCTCTGGGCTCTATGATGTTTAAAACGGGGCTGGCCGAGGCTATAGGGAAATATCTGGTGAACCTTACCGGTGCAGATTCCCTGGTCTCCATAACCGCATTGGGTCTTTTTATGGCCATCACACTCTCCGAGACCACCTCAAACACGGCAACCGCTAACATGCTCCTTCCACTCATAATCGCTGTCTCCGTCTCGGCGGGAATAAGCCCTCTTCCGCCGGCCATAGCGGTAGGGATTGGAGCAAGCTTTGGATTCATGCTTCCGGTCTCTACGCCCCCAAATGCTATAGTTTACGGGTCTGGACTCATCCCGATGACTAAAATGGTTAAATACGGACTGGTGGTCGATATCGTCGGTTACTTCGTTATCCTGGCTGGCGTGTTAATCTTATGCCCGCTTGTTGGTTTAGAATAG
- the cbiR gene encoding cobamide remodeling phosphodiesterase CbiR, translating to MMKIGTTSYIYPDEIIPNVRKLVNLVDDVELVLFEGKDYSNLPSAEDINTLKKLSGQSGITYTVHLPIDLDICSKDGDFRNFSLNRMADIMKLTAPLNPTGYIVHLPRREVESEEMWVLRTVRSLSELFIQFGNRDICIENLSYPIKHILPIVEEFEFKLCLDISHALKCSDDWEEILDNNFNTIRMIHFYGPEIDGDGHTGIQRAERGFVRSVVNKILSSNFDGLLTLEVFGVEDFFESKRILDEEILSWEKRF from the coding sequence ATGATGAAAATAGGCACTACTTCATACATATACCCTGATGAAATAATTCCTAATGTCAGGAAACTGGTAAATCTTGTTGACGACGTCGAGCTTGTTCTTTTTGAAGGGAAGGACTACTCTAATCTTCCAAGCGCGGAAGACATAAATACCTTGAAGAAGCTCTCTGGCCAATCGGGAATTACCTACACGGTCCATCTTCCCATAGACTTGGATATATGCTCTAAAGACGGTGATTTTAGAAACTTTTCCCTGAATCGAATGGCGGACATAATGAAGCTGACCGCTCCTTTGAATCCGACCGGCTATATTGTTCATCTCCCCAGGAGGGAAGTGGAATCCGAGGAGATGTGGGTTTTGAGAACGGTGAGGTCTCTTTCCGAGCTCTTTATCCAGTTTGGAAATAGAGACATCTGTATAGAGAATTTGAGTTATCCAATCAAACACATACTTCCGATAGTGGAGGAATTTGAGTTCAAGCTTTGTCTAGACATAAGCCATGCCCTCAAATGCTCGGATGATTGGGAGGAAATTCTTGATAACAACTTCAACACTATAAGGATGATTCATTTCTATGGCCCGGAGATAGACGGGGATGGACACACCGGGATTCAGAGAGCGGAGAGGGGCTTTGTAAGGTCGGTCGTCAATAAAATCCTTTCTTCAAATTTCGACGGCTTACTTACGCTTGAGGTTTTTGGAGTAGAGGATTTTTTTGAGTCGAAGAGAATTCTCGATGAGGAGATTTTGTCTTGGGAAAAAAGATTCTGA